One stretch of Arachis duranensis cultivar V14167 chromosome 1, aradu.V14167.gnm2.J7QH, whole genome shotgun sequence DNA includes these proteins:
- the LOC127747685 gene encoding uncharacterized protein LOC127747685, with amino-acid sequence MDTPTNPTPQPPIQSAIPSQPQPNPKGGINAITLRSGTQLKEKGVKDSNPITIAQEEERIDIEEVVEEETPQVIVEDEAQPTKETPKAKRTLEEEIAQPLPFPSLAKKARKRIELDPKLVEMFKKVEVTIPLFDAIHQVPRYAKFLKDLCMNKDRILELETIPLGSSISALMGALPEKCDDPGPCMVTCTINGVQFIDCMCDLGACVSIMPLSVYRVLKLPPLKRSTARFVLADKSIITVTGVAEDVLVNIKVLVFPIDFYVLEMPSSETERASSILLGRPFLRTSRFKLDAYSGTYSFEIDGRVVSFNLEEAMKHPPENHSLFWCDPIDNMVAEVHLAKLDEKYMIDEANEDPSKLNTTHHTNHPETQTSKNEKKMELKPLPPHLRYSYLDEAQELPVIIAKELTPQQEDKLLNVLRKNKRAIGWTLADLVGISPQVC; translated from the coding sequence ATGGACACACCAACAAATCCCACTCCTCAACCCCCAATCCAAAGCGCCATTCCCTCTCAACCTCAACCCAATCCTAAGGggggcatcaatgccatcacccttAGATCCGGAACACAATTAAAAGAGAAGGGAGTAAAGGACTCAAATCCTATCACAATCGCCCAAGAGGAGGAGAGAATAGATATAGAAGAGGTAGTGGAAGAGGAGACACCACAAGTCATAGTTGAGGATGAAGCTCAACCAACAAAGGAGACCCCCAAGGCCAAgagaaccttggaagaagaaattgCTCAACCACTCCCATTCCCATCACTTGCAAAGAAAGCTAGGAAGCGAATAGAACTCGACCCCAAATTGGTAGAAatgttcaagaaagttgaggtaaccatcCCCCTCTTTGATGCTATCCATCAAGTTCCTAGATATGCAAAATTCCTTAAAGATCTATGCATGAACaaggatagaattcttgaattggAAACCATCCCATTGGGGAGTTCTATTTCCGCTTTAATGGGAGCATTGCCCGAGAAGTGTGATGATCCGGGCCCTTGTATGGTCACTTGCACCATCAATGGAGTTCAATTTATCGATTGTATGTGTGACCTCGGAGCATGTGTTAGCATCATGCCGCTCTCCGTCTACCGGGTATTAAAGTTGCCACCACTAAAAAGGTCTACGGCAAGATTTGTCCTAGCGGACAAAAGCATAATAACCGTGACGGGTGTTGCAGAAGACGTATTAGTGAATATCAAAGTGTTGGTGTTTCCAATTGACTTCTATGTCCTTGAAATGCCATCAAGCGAAACCGAGAGAGCATCATCtatcctacttggaagaccgTTCTTGAGAACTTCTAGATTTAAGCTAGATGCTTACTCGGGAACCtactcatttgaaatagatgggAGAGTCGTAAGTTTCAACCTAgaagaagcaatgaagcatccacCGGAGAATCACTCTCTATTCTGGTGTGACCCAATTGACAACATGGTTGCCGAAGTGCACCTTGCAAAGTTAGATGAGAAGTACATGATTGACGAAGCAAATGAAgatccaagcaaattaaacacCACACACCATACAAACCATCCGGAAACTCAAACTtcaaagaatgaaaagaagatggaattgaagccactaccaccccATTTAAGATACTCATATCTTGATGAAGCCCAAGAACTCCCTGTGATAATTGCAAAAGAATTAacccctcaacaagaagacaaaTTGCTAAATGTATTGAGGAAAAACAAAAGGGCAATCGGGTGGACTTTGGCGGATCTAGTGGGAATAAGCCCCCAAGTATGCTAG